Part of the Caldalkalibacillus thermarum genome, GTGGAACCAAGTGCCCCTGCGATTGGTGTCATAGGTGGCGGGGTGGCTGCGCTTATCGCTTATTTCCGTGGGCATATCCTGTTGGTCATACTGGCGGCCATTTTAACGGTATTTACCTTACAAATGTGGTTGTTATAGACATGTTCGTCCAAGAGAAAGCCAGCTCCTTGCAGGTTTGATTCCTGCGGGAGCTGGCTTTGAAGTTTAGAACAAGCCTTCTACTTTGCCTTCATTGTCGATGTTCATTTTCAAGGCGGCCGGTTCTTTGGGCAGACCGGGCATGGTCATCACGTCCCCTGTTAAGGCCACAATAAACCCAGCACCGAGAGAAGGTTTTAGCTCCCGGATGGTCAGGGTGAAGCCGGTGGGGCGTCCCAGCCGTTTGGGATCATCGCTGAATGAATATTGCGTTTTGGCCATACAGATGGGCAATCTACCCCAGCCATACCTTTCAAACTGCTCCATTTGCTTTTGGGCCTTGGGTGAAAACTGGACATCGCGGGCACCGTAGATATTAGTCGCAATGGCGCGTATTTTGTCGGCAATGGAAGCTGCCAAGGGATAAGTAAATCTTAACGCCTCATCAGCTGCAGGGTTTTTGTTTTCTTTATCGGCTTGTGGTCTTTCAACAAGCTTGATGACGGTTTCAGCTAACGCCTCACCGCCACGGCCGCCCTCAGCCCAAACGCGGCACACGGTAAAAGGAACGCCTTGTTCGTGGCACCATTGTTCAATCACATTGATTTCTGTTTCTGAATCATGCAGGAAGTGGTTAAGGGCCACGACACAGGGCAGACGGAAGTGGCGCATAATGTGCACGTGCTGAGCCAGATTCTCTAATCCCTTTTTCACTGCTTCCACATTTACCACTTTTAACTGGTCTTTTGGCACGCCACCATGCATTTTCAAGGCCCGGACGGTCGCCACGATCACGGCAGCATCTGGTTTGAGCCCCCCAGTTCTGGACTTAATGTTGATAAATTTCTCTGCCCCTAAATCGGCGCCAAATCCTGCTTCAGTGACGGTGTATTCTGCTAGTTTTAAAGCCATTTTGGTGGCCACCAGGCTGTTGCAGCCATGGGCAATATTGGCAAAGGGTCCACCATGAATGAAAGCCGGGGTGTTTTCCAGGGTTTGCACCAGGTTGGGTTTTAACGCATCTTTTAACAGCAAAGCCATAGCCCCTTGCGCCTTGAGATCGGCTACGGTCACCGGCTGTTTGTCATATGTATAACCGATCACCATGCGGGATAAGCGCTGTTTCAAATCCTCAATATCTTCACTTAAGCACAGGACGGCCATCACTTCTGAAGCAACGGTAATGTCAAAGCCGTCCTGCCGTGGAACGCCTTGGGCAGGGCCGCCCAAACCAACCACGACCTGGCGCAGGGCCCGGTCATTCATATCTAGAACGCGTTTCCAGATGATCCGGCGCGGATCGATCCCCAGCTGGTTTCCTTGATGGATATGATTATCGATCAGGGCAGAAAGAGCGTTGTTAGCTGCGGTAATAGCATGGATATCCCCTGTAAAGTGCAGGTTGATATCCTCCATAGGTAAAACCTGGGAGTAGCCGCCTCCGGTTGCGCCTCCTTTAATCCCCATTGTCGGCCCCAGTGAGGGCTCCCGCAAGGCCACAACCGCTTTACGGCCTAGACGATTCAAAGCTTGCCCCAGACCGACCGTCACAGTTGATTTTCCTTCTCCAGCAGGAGTGGGACTGATACCGGTGACGAGGATCAGCTTTCCATCCTGTTTGGTTTTCAAACGTTTCAGGACATCCAGTTTCACTTTTGCCTTATAGTGTCCATATGGCTCATAGTCGTCTTCCTTGAGTCCCAGTAGTGCGGCAATGTCACCGATTGGCTTCAGTTTGGCTTGTTGGGCAATGGTAATATCATCTTGTACGATGGTTGGCGTTTGCATGCTTATGTCACTCCCGTTCTTGCTGCAGCTAAAGCTGTCAAAAATGTTTGTTTGAGTGGTTCTTGCTTATCACCCTATTTAAACCTTCCTACAATCTTCTATATTGTACAATATTATCACAAGTTATGAAATTGCTTGGTTAAAATGGAACTTTGTACAGCTGTGCCAAACAAAAAATCCCCGGACTGGGGAACTTTGTAAAGGGGAACTTGAAGGGGAGTATGGTTATACGGACTACATCATTATAATATCTCCCACAGCGGTAAAAGGTGAGTGGAAACATTAGCATTGATTTTAGCTTTAACCATACGCTTTTGATTGAGAAGGGGCGTATTCCCTTATTTCCACTCTCACTTTTCTGATTCTGCGGCTTTCCGCTTCTTCAATGGTCAGTAATAAATTTTCATAATACAGTTGTTCTCCTTTTTGGGGCACCCGTTGAAATTCTTCAACCAACCAGCCGCCAAGGGTGTGATAAACAGTGTCAGGAAGCTCCACCTTGGTCATGCGGGCAAATTCGTCTAAAGAGAAATCGGCGGAGAAAATATAAGTATTTTTATCCAGCTGGGTGATCACTTTCACTTGTTCATCATGTTCATCCCATATTTCCCCTACAATCTCTTCCAGAATATCTTCCATGGTGATCAAACCGGCTGTGCCGCCAAATTCATCAATCACAATGGCCATATGAATTTTATTTTTTTGTAGTTCCGGAAGTAGTGAAGAGATTTTCATTGACTCAACGACAAAGAGTGGCTTGCGTAACAACTTCCTGATGTCGACATGCTCGTGTTGAAGCAAAGAGGATAAGAACTCACGCTCGGATAGGATGCCGATAATATTGTCGATGCTCCCTTCATACACGGGAATCCGGGAAAATTTTTCCCTCAAAAAAACTTGTTTAATTTCTTCCACGGGTTGGTTAACTTCAACGGCCACCATATCGGGACGAGGAGTTAAAATTTCACCCACAATAATATTGTTAAAGTTAAGGGAACGGTGTACCAGTTCTTTTTCTGTTTTATCGATAACCCCTTCTTCCTCACTGATATCCACCAAAAGCTTAATTTCTTCCTCGGTAACGGATGGAACATCCTGTTTAGGACGTATAAGTTTGGACATTAAGCGCTTCAATTGGGCAAACAGCCAGCTGATCGGCGTAAACAGTTTCATCAGTAAATACAAGATGTTGGCTACGGCTAGGGAAAACGACTCAGCATGTTCTTTGGCAAATGATTTGGGCAAAATTTCACCAAAAACCAGGATAAGGATGGTCATGACGATGGTGCTGACGAGCATCCCCGTTTTTGGTCCGAACATCGCAACAAACAAAGAGCTGGCAATCGTGGCTGCTGCAATGTTAACCAGGTTATTTCCCACTAAAATGGTGGTCAGTGCTTTGTCAAAATGCTCTGATATATACAGTGCTTTTTGGGCTCCTTTTCGTTTCTCATCTGCAAAGTGTTTGAGCCGGATTTTGTTTGCACTGGAAAAAGCCGTTTCTGATGCAGAAAAAAAGGCTGACAGAACGAGTAACACCAACAAGATAATCCCAAAACTAACCGACACCTCGTCCAACTAAGCATCACACTCCAATACAAATGGGATTAAACACTATGGTATTTATTATAATTTATTATATATTAATTCTCATTATAAATTAATTAAGCGGCTAATTGAATACTTAGTCACCGCAGGGCCCGGCTTAAGTTACTGCATCAGCTGCAGCAGCTAAAAAGGCTGTGGAATTGCTCCACAGCCTTTTACTGAACCATGTTATAAGGTTAGCCGTCAGCTTTAAAGCTGCCTGTTTAAGCACTTTGCACCATTTGGCGCAACACTTTTTGCAAGATACCGCCGTTACGATAGTACTCGATGTCCACCACACTGTCCAGGCGGACAATAACGTTAAATTCAAAGCTGGATCCATCTTCACGGGTAGCCCGCACGGTGATGGTTTGACCCGGTTTCAGGTTATTGTCCAAGCCGAGGATATCAAAGGTTTCGTTACCTGTAATACCGAGCTGCTTCCAGCCCTGTCCTTCTGCAAACTGCAGCGGCAGAACGCCCATGCAGACCAGGTTGGTGCGATGGATCCGTTCGAAGCTTTCGGCAATGACTGCTTTGACGCCCAGCAAGTTGGTTCCCTTGGCTGCCCAGTCACGGGAGCTTCCGGTACCGTATTCTTTACCGGCCAGAACAACCAAGGGTGTGCCATCTTGTTGATACTTCATGGCAGCATCGTAGATCGGCATAATCTCACCGGTCGGCAGATATCTCGTATAGCCGCCCTCTGTGCCGGGGACCATTTGGTTGCGAATGCGGATGTTGGCAAAGGTACCGCGCATCATCACTTCATGGTTGCCGCGGCGGGAACCATAGGAGTTAAAGTCTTTGCGCTCTACACCCCGCTCCAGAAGATACTTGCCTGCCGGACTGTCAGGGGCGATGTTACCAGCCGGTGAAATATGGTCGGTGGTTACAGAGTCACCCAACAGGGCTAGTGCTCTCGCACCTTTAATTTCTTCGATGTCCCCCACTTCGGGCTCAAGGTTTTCAAAGAACGGAGGCTCCTGGATGTAAGTGGATTCGGGATCGAATTCATACAGGTCTCCCTTCGGCGCGTCAATTTCGTTAAAGCGCGGGTTGGATTCAAACACATTTTCATATTCTTTTTTGAATAAGTCTGAGTTCACCGTTTGCAGGGCAGCCTGCAACTCTTCCGGTGTAGGCCAAATATCTTTCAGGTAGACAGGATTGCCGTCTTTATCATGGCCAAGCGGTTCCTTCTGCAAGTCAATGTTCATGGTGCCGGCAATGGCATAGGCCACGACAAGGGGCGGTGAAGCCAAGTAGTTGGCTTTTACCTGAGCATGAATGCGGCCTTCAAAGTTGCGGTTGCCGCTTAATACGGAGCAGACGGTCAGATCGTTTTCGGCAATCGCTTTGGAGACCTCATCCGGCAACGGACCGGAGTTACCGATACAGGTGGCACAACCGTAACCAGCCACATGGAAGCCAAGGGCTTCAAGCGGTTCCATTAAACCGGCATCAATCAGGTATTGAGTGACCACTTTGGAGCCCGGGGTTAAGCTGGTTTTAACATAGGCGGGCGTGGTCAAGCCTTTCTCAACCGCTTTTTTGGCCACAAGACCAGCACCCAGCATCACGCTTGGGTTGGACGTGTTGGTACAGCTGGTAATAGCCGCAATCACCACAGAGCCATTAGTCAATTCGGAAGTTTCTCCGTTAGGATGCTCTACTTTTACTTTTTTGTTCAGTTCTTCATCGCTTAAGCCAAAGCCGCCATCCTCAACCGGTGCACGCAAGGTTTTGTTAAAGCTTTCTTTCATCTCGGACAACACAATGCGGTCTTGGGGACGTCTTGGCCCGGCAAGGGTGGGTTCAATGGTGCTGAGATCCAAGGTGATGGTGTCAGAGAAGACAGGCTCAGCACTGTCATCCGTTCTGAACAAGCCTTGGGCTTGATAATAAGCTTTGACCAGTTGGACTTGCTCTTCACTGCGTCCAGTGAGGCGGAGATAGTCCAGCGTTTGCTCATCCACAGGGAAAAAGCCCATGGTAGCCCCATATTCCGGTGCCATGTTAGCCACAGTGGCGCGGTCAGCCACACTGATGTTGGACAATCCGTCACCGTAGAACTCAACGAATTTGCCTACAACGCCTTTTTTGCGCAAGATTTGGGTTACGGTTAAGGCCAGGTCTGTTGCTGTGGCCCCTTCAGGCAGACGGCCAGTCAATTTGAAACCAACAACCTCCGGAGTCACGAAGTACAAAGGTTGTCCCAGCATACCGGCTTCTGCTTCAATACCGCCGACACCCCAGCCAACCACGCCGATGCCGTTAATCATGGTGGTGTGGGAGTCGGTTCCGACCAGAGAATCAGGGAAGACAACCTGTTCGCCGTCAACTTCCTTGGTTGCTGCCACACTGGCCAGATACTCCAGGTTCACCTGGTGCACGATACCGGTGGCCGGCGGAACGATTCTGAAGTTGTCAAAGGCCGTTTGAGCCCAGCGCAAGAAACGGTAACGCTCCTGGTTGCGTTCAAACTCCACCTTCATATTGTATTCCAGGGCATCTTTCGTTCCAAACTTATCTACCATCACGGAATGGTCGATAACCAAGTCAACGGGAACGAGAGGATTGATTTGTTTCGGATCCCCGCCGTCCTTGGCCACTTTGGAGCGCATGGCCGCCAGATCCACGACAGCAGGCACCCCCGTAAAGTCCTGCAGTACAATACGGGCAGGTTTAAACGGAATTTCACGGTCTTTATCTTCCGTTTCGGCCCAGTTGGCGATATGTTTAACGTGATCTTCTGTGATGGCTACCCCATCCACTTGGCGCAAAGCTGCTTCCAGCAGCACCTTAATGGAAAAAGGCAGCTTGGAGACCGGGCCAACTCCTTGTTCTTCCAGTTTGGGAAGGGAGAAATAGGTGTACGTTTGATCCCCTACTTGCAGTGAGGATTTGACGGAAAAAGGATCACGATACGTCATCAAAAAACCTCCTCCTCATGAGTGCCAAGCTTTAGCTGTGAAGCTGTCCCACCCTTGTTTTACTCTTTGAAACTTAGTTTCTTTTTACGACCTTATTATAGCTTAAATAAAAGGTGATGTACATATCAAATTCAGTAAAAGGGCTTTCAAAGTCGAAAAAATAACGAAAAAAATGATTTCAACCAAAAGTGGAGTTCAGCTCCAAAAAACAGTTTACCTTTACCTTCCAACAGAGTATAATTAGAAACTAAAAACAATGTTTCATACAATGAAACATTTGAGGGTGAACAAAAATGGAAAAAAAGACTGTAAGGTCTGTTGAACGGGCGCTGGATATTTTATTATGCTTTACAACCCAGCACGAATGGTCACTGACAGAAATTAGTCATCAGGTTGGTTTAAATAAGAGTACGGTTTATCGTTTGTTAGCCTCACTAGAGAAAAAAGGATTTGTCGCTAAAAATGAGGCCACGGAAAAATACCGCTTGGGCTTCCGCGTGTGGGAACTGTCCGCCCATTTAGAGCGGGTGGACGATCCAGCCGTGATGCTGTTGCCTGAAATGGAACGTTTGCGGGACATCCTGGATGAAACCGTCACCCTGTATGTACGGGATGGCAAGGAACGGGTCAGGGTTCAGGCCGTTGAAAGCAAGCAGACCATTCGCAGGGTAGCACCCATCGGCGTGCGCATGCCCTTAAATGTAGGGGCTTCAGGTAAAATCCTGGTGGCTTACGCAGAGCCTGATGTACAGGAAATGATTCTTAATGACCCCGATTGGCCTGAGCATATTGATAAAGAAGCCTTCATGCTGCAACTGTTGAAAATCCGCCAGTTGGGCTATGCTACCAGTGTGGAGGAACGGGAAGCAGGAACGTCTGCCATTGCAGCGCCCATTTTCAACCGGCAGGGTAAATGTGTGGCTGCTTTGGCTGTGTCCGGACCAACCGGAAGGCTGACTCTTGAAAAAATGGAAGAGATTGCACCAACCGTGATGGATTTTGCCTCCCGCATGAGCAAAATGGTCGGTTAAACCGGCATTTGTAATATTTTCCTGTTGCGTGTATCTTATATTCATTTCGGGCATGGGTCATCCTACTCCCAAGGAGTGATGACTCATGTCTTTTTGGCAGCGTATGGCAGACATTAATTTGCTCGTATGGATTAGTGCTGTCTTCATTTTTCATGGTTTGTTGTATTTGCTTTTGGGAACGCCCAACTGGATGAGTGTGACGCTGATGGCGACCTCGGTATGGGCCCTTGGTTTATTGATCATTCGGGCTGTCGGCCGGGCCTTGATCCGCCAAAAAACATAGACAATCTAGACAACGCCGGTCTGTGATGGAGGAGGCGATGCTGGTGAAAAAATTATGCCGTTTCAGCCGGGCTTTGGGAAGCGGTATCTTGATGGCCTGCTGGATCGTATTGCTTTTTAATGCCGGTTGCGCCATGTATAACCAAGAACAGCCGTTTCAAGCCGATTACAAGTTGCAGCAGCAAATGGACAAGAAAGGGAGCAAACCTCACAAAATTAAAGTAGATCATGATACGGCCAACCGTTCCAAACTGATCGCCAAGTCAGTGGAGGGGGTTACGGATGCAGCAGCAGTTGCCATTGATCAGGAGCTTTCTGTAGCGGTTGATGTGGCCCAGATGAAACGTTTTCAACTCAAAGGGATTCGCAAAGAAATATTCCATCGATTGCGCAAAGCCTACCCTGAATACCAGGTGCATGTCAGTACGGACCGCAAAATTCTGCAGGAGTTAAAAAAACTGGAGAAAAAAACGTACCAGCAGCAAACGGAGGCTGAGCAAAAACGTCTGCAAAAGATCAATCAAGATATGAAAGGGTAAAAGCGAATTGTAAGAGCGTGTTGTTGCCACACGCTCTTTTGCATGATGACGGGCCAATCTTCTACCTTAAAGAGTAGGGTGATCTCTTGTGTCATGAAAATCACTTCCTTCGCTTTCAGTCCTGTTTTTTATCATTTAATGTGCGCGGCTCGGTTGTCCGCATCCGCATGAGGGGCATTGGGGCCCGCAGGACAACGTCTAGCCAATGCAGGAAACGGTAGGGGGCAAACGGAGAGAGGTAATAACTTCCAAAACTGCGCAAACCGACCAAATGAATGTTAATTAAGATATAGACCATGATAATCCCGTACAACCCCATGGTGGCAGCCGCTGCCATGAGCACGAAGCGGAGCAGCCGGAAAGTAATGCCCACATTGTAAGCGGGAATGGCAAAGGAGGCAATGGCTGTCAGGGCCACCACGATGACCATGATGGGGCTGACGAGTCCAGCTCTGACGGCTGCATCGCCAATGACCAGACCACCTACAATGCCAATGGTTTGGCCAATAGTGCTAGGCAAGCGGATCCCTGCTTCCCTTAATAACTCTATCGAAAATTCCATCAGCAGTGCCTCGACAAAAGCAGGAAAAGGCACGCCCTCCCGCGCACCGGCAATAGATAAAGCCAAGGGGGTGGGGATCATCCCCTGGTGGTAGGAGACCATGGCGACATAGAGAGAGGGAAGAAACAAGGCCATAAAAGCGGCTCCATAACGGAGGAAGCGGATCACAGAGCCAATCTGCCAGCGTTCGTAATAATCCTCAGGGGATTTGAGCAATAGATGAAAGGTGACAGGCATTATTAAGACATACGGGGTTCCGTCCAGCAAGAGCACCACTTGACCATTGGTCAAGGCAGAGGATGCTTTGTCGGGACGTTCCGTTTGTTGCACCTGGGGGAAAGGGGATAAGACATCGTCTTCAATCAGCTGTTCCAAAGTGCCGCTTTCCGCCATGTCATCGACATCAGCACAGGCGACACGATAGCGTACTTCGTCGATCAGATCTTGGGTGGTAATCCCTTTGATATACATGATGGCAAAATCCCTTTTGCTACGCCGCCCCAGCTGACCGATTTGAATGACCAGGTTGGGATCCCTGAGCCTGCGGCGAATAAGGGAAATGTTGGTCCGCAAGTTTTCATTAAACCCGTCCCTCGGTCCGCGAATCACCACTTCACTCTCTGGTTCCTCAACGGATCGCTCATGTTTAATCTCCTTGGTCCCCAGAACAATTAATCCCTTAACCCCATCAATGACCAGGAGGATGGGAATAGGTAAGGCTTTGATATTATCTCCGCCTTTTCCCCTCCCCCACACCGTACGTGAGAGTTTCCCCTCATACGGCGTTCCATCCAAGTGAGTTTTAACCGATAAGTTCCATCTTGGCTTTCCNAATACAGGGAGGACGTTTGATGAAAAAGAAGTTTTTCTATAAAATGACTCTATTGTTATCATGTTTTGCATTAATATTTTCTACGGTCACACCTTATTATGCTAATGCTGTAGTTGAAGAAGATGAGGCTAACTGTGCATGCTGTGAGGCAAACGCTTATGCTAATACAAATGAAGTTGGTGGGGAACAACCGACTCAATCTGAGAGAAATAAAGTTTTGGCTGCTATTAATAGTTCGGAACAGTTTCGATCAACGAATAGTGAAATAAGAGCAAACGATGGAGCGATTGATAGAAGTCAAACTGAGGTTATAAAGGTTGATGAAGATAAGTTTATAGCAAACTTTAAAGTAGAAGATGCTGAAAATGGGTTAAGCATTCTTACTTACTTTGTGGAAATGGACAATAGAATGAATCATAGTATTGCCCTCGAACAAAAGCAATATTATGTAGCAGTTTCTGATAATGAAGTAGAATTTACTTGGGTTATGAACGATGAGACATTTCTAAATGTCATCATAAATGATAGTGGTAACATCGTTTATGATGGGGTGGAGTATGAGGTCAACGAATACATTGAACTTAAGCTGAGTGAATTAGAAGGAGAAGTCGGCACACAAAGTCTTTGTGCTTGGGCAGTAGGTGTCTTATGTGGGACTGGAGGAGGAGCAGCTTGTTACGGAGTTTGTGCTGTAAAAGCAATCGTTAACTTCCTCGGTGGATTAGGATGTGCCACAGCTTGTTGTGAGCGTCAAGTACAATTGAACAATTTTCGCTAAATAATTTTGAGCACCTAGTCATTTCCAAATATGGTTTTCCTGTATTTCAAACGATAACTGTCACCAGTGAGATGAATCACCTCGCTTTTATGGAGTAGCCGATCCAGAATGGCTGTGGTAATGGCCGGATCACCCAATAACTCTCCCCAATCTTCCGGTCCTTTGTTGGAGGTGATGATCACAGATGATTGGCCATATAGTTTGTTGATGAGTTGAAAGAAAAGATTGGCTTCATGCCGGTTGATGGCCATAAACATCAAATCATCAATGATGACAAGATCTGACTGAGTGATTCTTTTCAATTTGGTTTGGGCGCTTCTTGTTACTTCTTGGGTACGCAGCAACTGGATTAAATGATCCATGGTCACAAAGCTGACTTTGTACCCTTGCTGAACGGCTTCTACTCCTAAGCCAATGGCCAGGTGAGTTTTACCCACCCCTGGCGGGCCCAATAAGATGAGGTTATAAACTTGTTCAATCCATAAGAGTTCACGCAACTGTTGAAATTGCTGCCGGCTTAGGGCAGGCTGGGCGCTAATGTCGAACTCATCGAGGGATTGGTGGACAGGAAAGTCTGCCCACTTGAGCCGTTTGGCCAATTGTTTTTCTTCCCGCTTGCGTATTTCGTATCCCAACAGTTTCGTCAGAAACTGTTGATAACTGAATCCATTTGTTTCGGCTTCCATCAGTTGTTCCTCAATCACTTCGGCGATGGAGGCCAATTTGAGTGTTTTCAAGCTGTGTTTCAATTGCACTAAGCTTTCTGACATANTCCATCCAAGTGAGTTTTAACCGATAAGTTCCATCTTGGCTTTCCTGCGGTATTGATTGATTTTGTTTAACACCGGTTTGGACAGTTTAAGTTCGGATATCAGACGTTTGATTTCATCCATATTACTCATATGGATGATTTTATGGATAACCTTATCAACAATTCGCAGATTGTCGAATTCATCCGTACCTCCAAGATGTTTGGGTATTAGGTGATGGCAGTGCACTTCATCTGCTGTTAGGAGTCTTCCTGTGATTTCACATCTGCCCATTTTCATGCTATAACGGCTCAATCGGTTATCCATGTATTGGACTGTCGAATTAGGTAGGTTCGATTTCATTAGTTTGAGAATTTCTCTTGTTACATATGTTTTTAATTCCTTGTGTATTTTGTCTCTGCCTTTTTGTGTAAATGGTGTTGTGTCTTGATTAAATAGTTTTTGCCATGAATGTTTGACGTCCGCCAATGGGTATAGGTATACATCTGCTATTTTATATGTTCTGTATTTGTTTCTGTAAAATTTTCTATATGTCGGTGGTGGTTTGACCGGTATTTCATATTTTGACAGTCCTTTTAGTCTGTTGTGTATATATCTCCTAAGGTCATAGGCTATACGTGAGAATTCTAGGTTGACGTGGGTTGCTTTCTTGAAGTAATTGTGTATACCAAGGACAAAGCTATTGTATAGTAGTACGTTTTGTACTGAGGGTGATTTCTGTATTTGTTTGATAAGTTTCTTTGCCTGTTGTTTGATTTGCTGTTTCTTTTTGTCCCTGATACCCGAATATGCAACCCATTTATCCCCTTTTCTTTGTGTCCAAATAGTAAATCCCAGAAATTCAGTCTTCTGTTTTCTTAGGTTTACTATTCTGGACTTTTTAGGAGATATCTCCAGTTTCAGCCTGTCCTTGAGGTAAAGCCTAACAGCGTGATACCATTTTTGGGCTGTTTTCCAGTCTCGACAGAGTATTTTGAAGTCATCTGCGTACCTTACAATATATCCTTCTTTAAGATTTGTCTTTTTAAGTTCCCTGTATTTAGTGCTTTGATTGTTGTATTGGTGACGTGTTTGGAATTTCTCCCATTGTCCAGCTATCCATTGGTCTAGGTCGTTTAGAACAATATTAGATAGCAGTGGTGAGATAATTCCGCCCTGTGGTGTGCCCTTTGTAGGTACTCCTTCTCCCTGTATGGGAGCTTTAAGCATTTTCATGATGATACGGAGTATCTTTCTGTCCTGGATTCCCATATTCCACATTTGTTTCATTAGTCTTGTGTGATTGACATTGTCAAAGAATCCTTTAATGTCGATGTCTATTACGTAGTGTAATTTGGATTGATTAATGAGGCGTTTTACTCTGGCTATTGCGTGGTGTGTAGAGCGTAAGGGTCTGAATCCATAGCTGTGTTCATAGAAATGTGCTTCGGCTATAGGTTCAATGACCTGTTTAATTGCCTGTTGGATAATTCTGTCCATTATGCAGGGAATACCAAGCGGGCGTTTGTCACCGTTAGGTTTGGGGATGAATACCCTTCTGACCATCTTTGGTTGATAGTTAGAGAGTATGTCCCTGACCTTCTGGACAAGCTGTTCGTCTGATATCTGCTTAATATCCTCAATGTTTTTACCATCTGTGCCCGGAGTATTGGAGCCTTTATTTCTTTTAATAGTACGGTAGGCAAGGAGAATATTTTCCCGGCTAGTAATGATGTCATATAACCGATTAAATTTTCCGCCTTGCTTGGCTTCGTAGTATAGTGTGTCAAATGTTTTGGTCATGTTGTAATACTCCCAATACCGTAAGCTATCCATGATGGCATTCCCCCTTTC contains:
- the istB gene encoding IS21-like element helper ATPase IstB, translated to MSESLVQLKHSLKTLKLASIAEVIEEQLMEAETNGFSYQQFLTKLLGYEIRKREEKQLAKRLKWADFPVHQSLDEFDISAQPALSRQQFQQLRELLWIEQVYNLILLGPPGVGKTHLAIGLGVEAVQQGYKVSFVTMDHLIQLLRTQEVTRSAQTKLKRITQSDLVIIDDLMFMAINRHEANLFFQLINKLYGQSSVIITSNKGPEDWGELLGDPAITTAILDRLLHKSEVIHLTGDSYRLKYRKTIFGND
- the ltrA gene encoding group II intron reverse transcriptase/maturase, whose amino-acid sequence is MDSLRYWEYYNMTKTFDTLYYEAKQGGKFNRLYDIITSRENILLAYRTIKRNKGSNTPGTDGKNIEDIKQISDEQLVQKVRDILSNYQPKMVRRVFIPKPNGDKRPLGIPCIMDRIIQQAIKQVIEPIAEAHFYEHSYGFRPLRSTHHAIARVKRLINQSKLHYVIDIDIKGFFDNVNHTRLMKQMWNMGIQDRKILRIIMKMLKAPIQGEGVPTKGTPQGGIISPLLSNIVLNDLDQWIAGQWEKFQTRHQYNNQSTKYRELKKTNLKEGYIVRYADDFKILCRDWKTAQKWYHAVRLYLKDRLKLEISPKKSRIVNLRKQKTEFLGFTIWTQRKGDKWVAYSGIRDKKKQQIKQQAKKLIKQIQKSPSVQNVLLYNSFVLGIHNYFKKATHVNLEFSRIAYDLRRYIHNRLKGLSKYEIPVKPPPTYRKFYRNKYRTYKIADVYLYPLADVKHSWQKLFNQDTTPFTQKGRDKIHKELKTYVTREILKLMKSNLPNSTVQYMDNRLSRYSMKMGRCEITGRLLTADEVHCHHLIPKHLGGTDEFDNLRIVDKVIHKIIHMSNMDEIKRLISELKLSKPVLNKINQYRRKAKMELIG